Within the Caldilineales bacterium genome, the region TCCCCCAGCCGGCGGCGGTAGGCCAGCGCCTGGCCGTGGGCGTGGAGGAAGGCGACATCGCCGGTGCGCAGGGCGGGGTGAGCGTGGCGCAGGGTGATGGCGGCCTTGTAAAAGCCGAGCAGCTCGTTGTCCCAGCTGTCAAGCTGATGCCAGGGGAAGGCCCCGCGGCAGTGCGGGTCGCTGGCGGCGGAGAGACCGACCTCGTCGCCATAGTAGACGCTGGGCGCGCCGGGCATCGTCATCTGGCAGAGCACGGCCAGCTTGAACGCGGCCCTGTCCTCGTTCAGCAGCCACAGCGCCCGCGGCATGTCGTGGCTGTCGAGCATGTTCATCTGGGCGAAATGGATTTCCCAGTCGTAGAGCGCCAGCATGGCCTCGATCTGCCGGGCGAATTCGGCGGCGTCGATGTCGTACAGGGTCACGTCCGGGTGCACCCAACTGCGATTGAGATTGCCGGCGCCAAAGAAGCTGAGGATGGGGTTGGTGATGATGTAGTTCATCACGGCGTCGAACATGTCGCCTTGCAGCCAGCGCCGGGCCTCGTGCCAGATCTCGCCGACGATATAGGCCTCGGGGTTGACGCCCTTGACGATGCGGCGGAACTGGCGCCAGAACTCGTCATCGTCGATGTCCGCGGGCACATCCAGCCGCCAGCCGTCGATGCCGAACTCCAGCCAGTGGCGGGTCACATGAAAGAGATAGTCGCGCACGCCGGGGTTGTTGGTGTTGAATTTGGGCAGCGTGGGGTGGTCCCACCAGCAGAGATAGTTGGGTTTGAGCTTGCGGCCCTCGGTATAGGCGTGCAGGGGGAAGCCGGTGACCGTGAACCAGTCGATGTAGGGGGAATCGGCGCCCTGTTCGAGGATGTGGTGAAAGGCCCAGAAGCCGCGGCCGCAGTGGTTGAAAACCCCATCCAAGACGATGCGCAGGTCGCGGGCGTGGGCTTCGTCCAGCAGCGTGCGCAGGGTGGCGTTGCCGCCGAGCAGGGGATCGACCTCCAGGTAATCGTAGGCGTTGTAACGGTGGCAGGAGGCGGCGGCGAAAATAGGGTTCAGATAGATGGCGGTGATACCGAGGTCCTTGAGATAGTCGAGTTTGTCGGCGACGCCGTAGAGGTCGCCGCCCTGGTAGCCGCTGTTGCGCGGCGGCGAGCCCCATTCCTGGAACTGGATGCCACGGGCGTGCTGCATGCGCGGGCTGCGGGCGAAGCGATCGGGAAAGATCTGGTAGAAAACGGCGTTTTTGACCCAGGTGGGGGTGGCGATGGTCATGGTGGGTGGGGGATTGGGGATTGGAGATTGGAGATTGGAGATTGGAGATTGGAGGACGCACTACGTCAAAGGCCGCCGGGGGTGAGGCCGGAGGGGACGGCGGCGGGGGTAAGGTGGGCCAGGTCGCGGGCGGTGGGGCTGGTGAGGGCGTCGAGGAACTGGATCAGGTCGGCGAATTCGGCGTCGGTCAGGGCCACGCCATCGCTGGGGATGGGGGTGTACCAGCGCAGGATGGCGGCCTGCTCCTCTGGCCCGTTGTGAAGCGCCAAGGCCGGCTGGAGTTGGCTCGGATCATACGCCCGCAGCCCTGCCGCCGGGTCGAGGTGGTGGCGGATGACCGCCGGCAGGGTGGCATAGGCGCCGTCGTGCATGTAGGGCGCAGTGAGGGCGACGTTGCGCAAGGTCGGAGTGCGAAAGGCGTAGCGGTCGCAGTCGTTGCCGGTTTCACGGGCGCGGCCCAGGTCGAAGGGCTGCTCGCGGCCCTTGCCGTCGCCGATCTGCGGCACAGCCAGGTTGTGGAATTGCTGGTCGCTGAGTAGGCCGCCGCGATGACAGGCCGCGCACTGCGCCTTGCCATAGAAGAGCAGCGCCCCCCGTTTGGCCGCAGCCGAGAGCGCCCCCCGCTCGCCGGTCAGGTAGCGGTCGAAGGGGCTGTCGTCGAAGGTTAGGGCCACGGTCTCGTAGGCGGCGATGGCGTTGGCCGCCTGCACCAGGCTGAGATCGGCGGCGGCCAGGCCGGGGTAGGCGGCAGCAAACAGGTCGCGATAGCCGGGGATGGCCAGCAGCCGCTGCATCAGCGCCTGCCAGACCACCCGTGAGCGGTAATCGTCGATCATGGCCAGCTCGTTGCGCTGGCCGAAGATGTCCACCTCCCCGCGATGGCCGCGCATCTCCTCGCGCGAGGTGACGGGGAACATGGCCTGGGCGGCCAGGGCGCTATCCAGCCCGGCGGGGAGACGGTCGCTGGCGGGGGTTTGCAGCCGGCCGGCCGCATCCACGAAGACGCGGCCATCCCAGAAGTGCACCCGCCAGTCGCGATAGCCGAGATCGAAAATCGGTTGGGCGTTGCGGGGGATGAATTCGCGGATGCCTTCGGGGTCGCGGGCGGTGGCCAGGCCGCGACCACCGACGCCGATGGAGACGGCGAGGGCGTCGCCGGCGCCGAAGGCGGGCAGATGGCAGGTGGCGCAGGCGATGTCGCGGTTGCCGCTCAGCTCCGGGTCCCAGTACAGCGCCTCGCCCAGGGCCACGAGCGCCGGCGCGGGCGGGGCCGGGGCGGCGAGCGGGCGCACGCCGGCCTGCTGCATCTGGTAGGCCAGGCGAGCGTCGGGGCCGGGCGCGAGACGAGCGGGCAGACCGGCGTCGCCGGCCAGCGAGAACAAGCCGGCAACCAGAGCCAGGCCGCCGGCCAGCGTCCAGGCCCACCGCTGCCGGGCGGAGCGACGCCACAGCATCCCGGTAAGGGCCAGCAGGGCCGCCAGCAGGAAGAAGGGGTCGAGCCGGGGCAGGGTCAGGCCGCGGGCGGCCACGGGCGCGGCGGGGGTGAGGACCTCCAATGCGCCCTGGTAGACCAGGCGATAGCGCCGATCCGCCGGCACATTCCCCAGGGTTTGCTCACTCCCATCCGGCCAGCGCACCCGCACCTCGGCGCCGTCGGCAGCGCCGAGGCCGAAATAGAGGGCCAATTCGTTGCCCGCGCCCACACTGGCCCCGGCGATCACCTCCTGCATTTGGGTGGCGCCGTTGGTGGTGAGCGTCACGCGGGCGCCCACGGCATCCCGGTTCACCGGCCCGGCCCCCACCAGTTCCAGGGCCAGCCAGTGATGGCCGAGCGTCTCCCCGCCCTGGTTGCGGTAGAGGCGATAGCCCTCATCCATATTGCCCACCAACAGATCGACCCAGCCATCGCGGTCATAGTCGGCGCTGGCAGCGCCGATGCTCATGCGCACATCGGTGGCTTCGGTCTGGCAGGTGGCGGCGGCGAAGCTGCCATCGCCCTGGTTGTGGAAGAGGCGGTTGGCGGCCACATCGCGGTGGTTGGTCGTATCCGATACGGCCAGATAGAGGTCGCGCCAGCCGTCGTTGTCGTAATCGAGGAAGAGCGCGCCCCAGGCGATGGCGGTGGGCGCTTCCACCCCGGCAGCCGCAGCCACATTGCTGAAGACGCCCCCGTCCTGCCGCAGCAGGGTCATCGGCCCCACGTTCGAGAAATAGAAGTCGATATCGCCGTCGTTGTCATAGTCGCCGGTAGCCAGGCCCATGCCGAACACCCTGGCGTCGGCCCCAACCTTGCCGGCGATCTGGGTGAAACACCAGCCCTTGCAGCCGGGGCCGTCGTTGCGCCACAGCTTGTTGCCCACCGGGTTGACGAAGGCGTCATTGACCAGATAGATGTCGGGGTCGCCGTCGTTGTCGAAGTCGGTGAAGCTGGCTACGAACCCGGCCCCGGTCAGGCCCCCGCCCAGATAGTCGCTGACGTCGCTGAAAGTGCCGTCGCCGTTGTTGCGATAGAGGCGATCGGGGTCGCCTTCGAGCTGGCGACCGCATTTGGGATAGCACGACCAGTTGGCCACATAGAGGTCGAGCCAGCCGTCCTGGTCGAAATCGCCCCAGGAGGCGGTCTTGCTGTTGGCGCTCTCCCCGGCCAGGCCCGCCGTCAGCGTGACATCGCTGAACCCCCGGTCCTGGTCGTTGTGAAAGAGCGTGTTCTGGCCCCAGGCGGCCACGAACAGGTCTTTCCAGCCGTCGTTGTCGTAGTCGGCGAAGATGGCGCCCTGCGAGTAGGCCTGGGGCAGCGCCACCTGTCCGGCCAGAGCCGAGACGGTGAAGGTCCCATCGCCGTGGTTGTGGTAGAGGGTGTTAGGGCCGGCGGGGTCGGTGACGTAGAGATCGATCCAGCCGTCGTTGTCGTAATCGCCCCAGGCCTGGCCGGCGAACATCTCGATGCCGGGCTGCCGGTTATGGGCCAGGCCGGCGTCGGCGCTGACATCGCGAAACGACAGCGCCGGCGCCGGCTGCGCGTGGGAATGAAGATAGCCCTGTTGCAGCAACAGGGCTATCGACGAGAGAAGGATGAGCAGCTGGACGAAAAACGCCCGCTTGACTCGCGGGATGCCGAGTCGGTTCATTAGAGGACGATGGACTTGGTCAGCCTTTGACGGCGCCAGTGGTGAGGCCGCCGGCGATCTGATCCTGCAGGGCGATGTAGATGATCATGATCGGCAGGGCGCCGATGAGGGCGCCGGCCGCGAACACGCCCCATTTGCGGTCGAACTGGCCGGCTGTGAAGATCTGCAGACCGACCATGAGGGTGTACTGGCGTACATCGTTCAGCAGGATACGGGCAAGGATGAAGTCGCCGTAGGTGCCGATGAAGGAGAGGATGCCGATCACGATCAGGATGGGCCGCAGCAAGGGCAGCAACAACCGGGAGAAGATCTGCCAGTTGCTGGCGCCATCGACCATGCCCGACTCATCGATATCGCGGGGGATGGTGTCCAGGAAACCCTTCATCAGCCAGATGTTGATGCCCATCGCCCCGCCCAGGTAGACCAGGATCAGGCCGGCATGGGTGTTTAGCCCCAGCCGTGGGATGATCTCGCCAGTCTGGAAGATGATCAGGAAGATGGCGACCAGGGCCAGCAGGTTGGGGAAAACCTGGATTAGGAGGATGGCCTTGAGCATCGTCACCCGCCCGGCAAAGCGCAGGCGCGAGAAGGCGTAGGCCGCCATTGTGGTCAGTGAAAGGGTGAGGACGGTGGAGATCGTGGCGATCTTGACCGAGTTGAACAACCAGCGCCAATAGTAAAGCTCGCCGAAGTTGAAGTTTGGATCCTTGTTGAATAGACGGAGGAAGTTCTGGAAGTTGGCGTTGTTGGGGATGATCTTCTGCGTGGCCAGGGAGTTAGCCGGGTCCAGAGCAGCGGAGATGATCCATAGCACCGGGAAGATGGAGAAGAGGATCAGGAACAGGGCGATGAGCAGGCGGATGGCGACGCTGAAGCGCTTCTGAAATGCCTGCGACCCGAACAGTTTTGGGCTGCCTGCGACTTGACTAGACATTTTCGCTGACCTCCTCCCACATGTTGGTGAAGCGGAATTGGAGCATGGTCATGGCCCCGACGATGATGAAGATGACGATCGAAATGGCCGAAGCAAGGCCGTATTGCACGCCGCGCCCGCCCGATTCGAACGCCAGTTTGTACACGTAGCTGAGCAGGATGTCGGTATGCCCGGCCTGAGTGGAGGCGCCGGCGATGGGCGGGCCGCCGCTGATGAAGAGGTAGATGAGGTTGAAGTTGTTGAAGTTGAAGACGTAGGAGGCAATGAGCAGGGGGCCGACCGCCACCAGCAGCAACGGCAGGGTGATCTTGCGGAAGCGATGCCAGGGGCTGGCCCCGTCCACAATCGCTGCCTCGTACAGATCGGCAGGAATGGATTGCAAGGCGCCGCTGGAGATCAGCATCATGTAGGGGTAGCCCAGCCAGAGGTTGACCAACAGCACCGCGGCTTGCGCCCAGATGGGTTCGGTTGTCCAGGGAGGGCCTTTGATGCCGAACCACTGCATGAGCATGCGGTTGACAACGCCGAATTCAGAGTTCAGCATCCCCCGCCAGATCAGGATGGTGATCAGAGCGGGGATGGTGTAGGGGATGAGCAACAGCGTGCGGATGAGCTTCTTGAGGGGAAAAGTCTTGTCATTGAACATGATGGCAATGGCAAGGCCCAGGGCGAAGGTGGAGAGCACGCTGATGGTGGGGAAGATGAAGTTCCAGATGACGATGCGCACCAGGGGGCCGCGCAGGGCCGGGCTGGTGACGAAGGTCGTGAAGTTCTTGAGGCCGACCGTGGCGCGGTAACCGGGTCTGATCGCCCGGCCATTGACCGTGGTGAACGTGCCTTCGACGTTGTTGTAGATATCGCCGTTCGACTGGTCGGTGATGGCGTCGGTTGCAGGGTCGTAGAGGTAGCGGGGCTGCAGTTCCGCCGCCTCGCTGGGAGAGCGGATCTGCACCAGGTCCTCACCTTCGGCCCCGAAGCGCACCGTAGGCAGCACCTTGTCGGCGGCGGCAAGCAGGGTATTGAGTCGAGTGTAGTCCTCGATGGTGGTGGGAATGCCCTTTTTGTCCGGCTCGCCGATGCCAGGATCGCCCGCTTTGGCAGGGACGATGGACTCATCCTGTCTGGCCAGGAAGGTGGCGCCGGCAGGGTCCACCAGCCAGAGAGCGTAACGGCCATCGTCAGAACGGTAGGCCGTCCAGGAGAAAGATCTGCCGGTTTCAGGCAGATAGGTCTCCTGGGCAATCACGGCCAGGGCCTGCTCCTTGGTCAGCAGGTGCCCATCTCCATAGTTGGTGAAGGCGACGTAGATGGTGAAGAGGATGGGATAGATGGTGAACAGGACAAGAAAGGCAAGCCCCAAGGCCATCCAGCGATAGGGATAGGCCTTTTGCAGCAGAAAAATCAGGTTGATCATCAAGGCGATGATGATGAGCACGACCGCCAACTCTACGAATCCATTGGCGAACGCGTTCCGAACGAACCAGATCACCCCCCCATCGAACACTGCCAACAGAATCAGCCGGATCAGGACGGCGAAGGTCGATTCCGAAGGCCCGCGGATGCCCCATGTGCCACGCGAGGTTTTGGGCGTCATGACTGCCATCCTCCTGGTGAATGAACGAAGACCGGGAGATGCTCCCGGTCTTCGTGGTGGTGGGGTTTACTTGACGTTGATGGTCAACAAGTTGGTGGCGGGGTCGAAGGAGAAGCTGACTTCGCCATCGGCCGTGAGGCTGAACTTGTAGTTGTCGCCATCCTGCTTGCCTTCCATGCCGTAGTTGAGCGTCCAGGCGCCGTCCATGGCGACTTTGGCTTCGTAGTCGCCGGCGGCCAGCTTGAAGGGGCCGCTGGTGAAGAGGCCATCGTCGCCCTTGGTCATGGCAGTGGCTTCGCAGTCGGGCTGCCAGTCGCCGGGGCAGCCGGCGGCGGCCTGATAGGAGCCGGGCACGTTGACCATGCCGGCGGCGGCGCCGGAAATGAGGCTGCGGATCTTGGTCCCGGCCGCTTTCATGGCGGTCTCGGCATCCTGTTTGCCATCGCGGGCCAACACGACCGAGTCGTTCCAGTTGCCCCAGACCGAACCCATGGCGGGAATGGCGGGCATCATGGTGGCGTTGGCGCCGGCCTTGCCGATGGCGGCCAGGTCGGGGTCATCGGTGGCTTCGAGCACGGGCAGGAAGGCGGAGGGGCGTCCACCCGCCTTGTACAGAGCCTGCATCGTCTCCTCGGTGGCCACGAACTCGGTCAGGAAGGCCTGGGCCAGGAGGACGTTCTTGCTGAGAGCATTGATGAAGAAGCCCTGAGTGCCAGCGAAGGGGAAGCCCTCGCCCGCGGGGCCGGCGGGGAAGTTGGTGATGGCGTAGGGCACACCCGACGCGCGGATGCGATCCAAGGCCCAAGGGCCAGCCATGAGGAAGGGAACTTCACCGGTCTCGAACAGGGCGTGGTTGTTGGCCCAGTCCCAGTCCTTGGGGAACTCACCGGCAGCGACGCCATCGGCCAGGAACTTGACGCCGGCGATCATGCCTTCGCTGTCCACGCCCAGGTCTTGGGGATCCCAGTTGCCGTCGGCGTCGCGACCGAAGATGTAGCCGCCGAAAGCGGTGAAGAGCGGATAGGCGTCGTAGGTGGTGCCAGTGACGGCCATCACATAGGTGGTCTTACCCGCATCCATCAGGGCCTTGCCCACGGTCATCACCTCGTCCCAGGTGGTCGGCGCCTTGGGCACCAGGTCGGTGTTGTAGAAGAAGGCCATGTTCTCGGTGGCGTAGGGCATGCAGTAGAGCTTGCCGCCGAAGGTGCAGGCAGCCAGGGCGTTCGCGGCGAACTGATCGGCCTTGTCGCCCAGGTCGACTTCGGCCAGCAGGCCGTTGTCGACCAGCGTGCCCGCCTGGTCGTGGGCGATGACGATGATGTCCGGGCCTTCGCCGACGGGGGCGGCAACCTGGAAGTCATCGCGGATGGCGGACTTCAGCTCGACCACCAGCTCGATGTTGTAGGCAGCCAGGAAGTCGGGGGCCAGGGCTTGCAGGATGGGGGCGCGGGTGTCATCGGCCCAGATGCGCAGGGTGCCGGCTGGCGCAGGCGTGTCGGTGGGGGCTGGGACGGGGGTGTTGGTGGGGGGGGCTGCGGTGGGAGGAACGGGGGTGTCGGTCGGCGCCGCTGCCGGCGGCTCGGTGGGGGGTACGGGGGTGGCCGTGGGGGCGGCGCCGCCGCCGCATGCGGCCAGCACCAGGGCGGCCATCAAGACAACGAAGAGAACCAGATAGGTTCGGCGAAACATAGTCTTCTACCTCCTGAGTAGGGTTGAGAAATGGGGTTGGGGAAGACAGAAATTCGAACAGAACCGGGCGCTAGTTCGGCGCCGGCCCTGTGGAATCACGGATGATCAGCTTGCAGTCGAAGGTGCTTTGTTCTCTAGGCATGCCTCCTGTCTGGATACATTGGATGAGAATAGAGGCGGCTTTGGCGGTCATCTCGGCGTAGGGCACATAGAGCGTGGTCAGGGCCGGGTAGGCGTGGCTGGCCACGAGTGATCCGTTGGTGCCCACCACCGAGACGGCCTGTGGGACGGGTATGTTGCGTTCGTGTAAGGCTCGCAGGATGCCAACGGCCATCAGATCGTTGGCGGCATAGTAGGCGGTCGGCGCCTGATGACCAAGCCGGGTCATCCGCTGCACGGC harbors:
- the malF gene encoding maltose ABC transporter permease MalF; the encoded protein is MTPKTSRGTWGIRGPSESTFAVLIRLILLAVFDGGVIWFVRNAFANGFVELAVVLIIIALMINLIFLLQKAYPYRWMALGLAFLVLFTIYPILFTIYVAFTNYGDGHLLTKEQALAVIAQETYLPETGRSFSWTAYRSDDGRYALWLVDPAGATFLARQDESIVPAKAGDPGIGEPDKKGIPTTIEDYTRLNTLLAAADKVLPTVRFGAEGEDLVQIRSPSEAAELQPRYLYDPATDAITDQSNGDIYNNVEGTFTTVNGRAIRPGYRATVGLKNFTTFVTSPALRGPLVRIVIWNFIFPTISVLSTFALGLAIAIMFNDKTFPLKKLIRTLLLIPYTIPALITILIWRGMLNSEFGVVNRMLMQWFGIKGPPWTTEPIWAQAAVLLVNLWLGYPYMMLISSGALQSIPADLYEAAIVDGASPWHRFRKITLPLLLVAVGPLLIASYVFNFNNFNLIYLFISGGPPIAGASTQAGHTDILLSYVYKLAFESGGRGVQYGLASAISIVIFIIVGAMTMLQFRFTNMWEEVSENV
- a CDS encoding sugar ABC transporter permease, with product MSSQVAGSPKLFGSQAFQKRFSVAIRLLIALFLILFSIFPVLWIISAALDPANSLATQKIIPNNANFQNFLRLFNKDPNFNFGELYYWRWLFNSVKIATISTVLTLSLTTMAAYAFSRLRFAGRVTMLKAILLIQVFPNLLALVAIFLIIFQTGEIIPRLGLNTHAGLILVYLGGAMGINIWLMKGFLDTIPRDIDESGMVDGASNWQIFSRLLLPLLRPILIVIGILSFIGTYGDFILARILLNDVRQYTLMVGLQIFTAGQFDRKWGVFAAGALIGALPIMIIYIALQDQIAGGLTTGAVKG
- a CDS encoding FG-GAP-like repeat-containing protein; amino-acid sequence: MNRLGIPRVKRAFFVQLLILLSSIALLLQQGYLHSHAQPAPALSFRDVSADAGLAHNRQPGIEMFAGQAWGDYDNDGWIDLYVTDPAGPNTLYHNHGDGTFTVSALAGQVALPQAYSQGAIFADYDNDGWKDLFVAAWGQNTLFHNDQDRGFSDVTLTAGLAGESANSKTASWGDFDQDGWLDLYVANWSCYPKCGRQLEGDPDRLYRNNGDGTFSDVSDYLGGGLTGAGFVASFTDFDNDGDPDIYLVNDAFVNPVGNKLWRNDGPGCKGWCFTQIAGKVGADARVFGMGLATGDYDNDGDIDFYFSNVGPMTLLRQDGGVFSNVAAAAGVEAPTAIAWGALFLDYDNDGWRDLYLAVSDTTNHRDVAANRLFHNQGDGSFAAATCQTEATDVRMSIGAASADYDRDGWVDLLVGNMDEGYRLYRNQGGETLGHHWLALELVGAGPVNRDAVGARVTLTTNGATQMQEVIAGASVGAGNELALYFGLGAADGAEVRVRWPDGSEQTLGNVPADRRYRLVYQGALEVLTPAAPVAARGLTLPRLDPFFLLAALLALTGMLWRRSARQRWAWTLAGGLALVAGLFSLAGDAGLPARLAPGPDARLAYQMQQAGVRPLAAPAPPAPALVALGEALYWDPELSGNRDIACATCHLPAFGAGDALAVSIGVGGRGLATARDPEGIREFIPRNAQPIFDLGYRDWRVHFWDGRVFVDAAGRLQTPASDRLPAGLDSALAAQAMFPVTSREEMRGHRGEVDIFGQRNELAMIDDYRSRVVWQALMQRLLAIPGYRDLFAAAYPGLAAADLSLVQAANAIAAYETVALTFDDSPFDRYLTGERGALSAAAKRGALLFYGKAQCAACHRGGLLSDQQFHNLAVPQIGDGKGREQPFDLGRARETGNDCDRYAFRTPTLRNVALTAPYMHDGAYATLPAVIRHHLDPAAGLRAYDPSQLQPALALHNGPEEQAAILRWYTPIPSDGVALTDAEFADLIQFLDALTSPTARDLAHLTPAAVPSGLTPGGL
- a CDS encoding glycoside hydrolase family 13 protein, yielding MTIATPTWVKNAVFYQIFPDRFARSPRMQHARGIQFQEWGSPPRNSGYQGGDLYGVADKLDYLKDLGITAIYLNPIFAAASCHRYNAYDYLEVDPLLGGNATLRTLLDEAHARDLRIVLDGVFNHCGRGFWAFHHILEQGADSPYIDWFTVTGFPLHAYTEGRKLKPNYLCWWDHPTLPKFNTNNPGVRDYLFHVTRHWLEFGIDGWRLDVPADIDDDEFWRQFRRIVKGVNPEAYIVGEIWHEARRWLQGDMFDAVMNYIITNPILSFFGAGNLNRSWVHPDVTLYDIDAAEFARQIEAMLALYDWEIHFAQMNMLDSHDMPRALWLLNEDRAAFKLAVLCQMTMPGAPSVYYGDEVGLSAASDPHCRGAFPWHQLDSWDNELLGFYKAAITLRHAHPALRTGDVAFLHAHGQALAYRRRLGEEELIVAFNAGSTPARIELPADLLGHAAYTPVWPHAAAPLPAAPLVLDLPAQGAVVVRGQ
- a CDS encoding extracellular solute-binding protein; amino-acid sequence: MFRRTYLVLFVVLMAALVLAACGGGAAPTATPVPPTEPPAAAPTDTPVPPTAAPPTNTPVPAPTDTPAPAGTLRIWADDTRAPILQALAPDFLAAYNIELVVELKSAIRDDFQVAAPVGEGPDIIVIAHDQAGTLVDNGLLAEVDLGDKADQFAANALAACTFGGKLYCMPYATENMAFFYNTDLVPKAPTTWDEVMTVGKALMDAGKTTYVMAVTGTTYDAYPLFTAFGGYIFGRDADGNWDPQDLGVDSEGMIAGVKFLADGVAAGEFPKDWDWANNHALFETGEVPFLMAGPWALDRIRASGVPYAITNFPAGPAGEGFPFAGTQGFFINALSKNVLLAQAFLTEFVATEETMQALYKAGGRPSAFLPVLEATDDPDLAAIGKAGANATMMPAIPAMGSVWGNWNDSVVLARDGKQDAETAMKAAGTKIRSLISGAAAGMVNVPGSYQAAAGCPGDWQPDCEATAMTKGDDGLFTSGPFKLAAGDYEAKVAMDGAWTLNYGMEGKQDGDNYKFSLTADGEVSFSFDPATNLLTINVK